A window from Nitrosopumilus adriaticus encodes these proteins:
- a CDS encoding cupredoxin domain-containing protein: MKTRLLIIIGILMMATIPFVTFAVLDRYSDYGEHVGAMEEKEDKSAKLGDKYYIEPERKEKLEAVELDLRDRITQLHQQKSLSSFGVNLDHRTQEIIVIVEKDHFNAEIEKMISEYPDDIRIVFFNDGIYLDEWSESEPGIMKKARDLGINNIMDAVDSEELSFDEKKEYIQIRYEEDGPVTTPSLNIRIKDFTRNLDYGERPTFTVIETGYAIPCTHPTLEVYYLKQETGNEHTLDDLVYEDRIMYSCPFFDSFYPVLKFWDETDFEPFPVCEKEGRYLVVGDSGYERMPLEEYYCGMENQNITISKWDFSEEQSYVIIPLGAVIHGSASLIPEEITVVLGKNNTITWINDDDTVHTLVSDKGGNERWSTGMMRPGESSSVTFNNTGIFNYHGTPGPWITGTVTVLEK, translated from the coding sequence ATGAAAACTAGACTTTTGATAATTATTGGAATACTTATGATGGCGACAATTCCATTTGTCACATTTGCTGTACTTGATAGATATTCTGATTATGGCGAACATGTGGGCGCTATGGAGGAAAAAGAAGATAAATCTGCAAAACTTGGTGATAAATACTACATAGAACCAGAAAGAAAAGAGAAACTAGAAGCAGTTGAGCTTGATCTTAGAGATAGAATCACTCAATTACATCAACAAAAATCTTTATCCTCTTTTGGAGTAAACCTTGATCATCGCACACAAGAAATTATTGTAATAGTTGAAAAGGATCATTTTAATGCTGAAATTGAAAAAATGATATCTGAGTATCCTGATGATATCCGAATTGTTTTCTTCAACGACGGAATTTATCTTGATGAATGGTCCGAATCCGAACCAGGAATAATGAAAAAAGCAAGAGATTTGGGTATCAATAACATCATGGATGCTGTTGATTCAGAAGAATTGAGTTTTGATGAGAAAAAAGAGTACATCCAGATTAGATATGAAGAAGATGGTCCTGTGACAACTCCTTCTCTGAATATTAGGATCAAAGACTTTACTAGAAATTTGGACTATGGAGAACGTCCTACATTCACTGTAATTGAAACAGGATATGCTATTCCATGCACGCATCCAACACTAGAAGTGTACTATCTAAAACAAGAAACTGGCAATGAACACACACTTGATGATCTGGTGTACGAGGATAGAATTATGTACTCTTGCCCTTTCTTTGATTCCTTTTACCCTGTTTTAAAATTCTGGGATGAAACAGATTTTGAACCATTTCCTGTCTGTGAAAAGGAAGGACGGTATCTTGTAGTGGGTGATTCAGGTTATGAAAGGATGCCCTTGGAGGAATACTATTGTGGGATGGAAAATCAAAACATAACGATATCAAAGTGGGATTTTAGTGAAGAGCAATCTTATGTCATAATTCCGTTAGGTGCAGTTATTCACGGAAGCGCCTCATTGATTCCAGAAGAAATTACGGTTGTTTTAGGCAAGAATAATACGATTACTTGGATTAACGATGATGATACAGTCCACACACTTGTCAGTGACAAGGGCGGCAATGAAAGATGGTCAACTGGAATGATGAGACCTGGAGAGTCATCGTCTGTGACATTTAACAACACTGGAATTTTTAATTATCATGGAACTCCCGGACCTTGGATTACAGGTACAGTAACAGTCTTGGAGAAATAG